The Brassica napus cultivar Da-Ae chromosome C7, Da-Ae, whole genome shotgun sequence genome has a segment encoding these proteins:
- the LOC106410720 gene encoding RGS1-HXK1-interacting protein 1 isoform X2: MSETEAAGVTDDYSPSIGAVDSVEEAIGGAEKWVDGFQRTVKESTDSAIRSARSLRENSTSQFRSVQDLIPHALTQYKTYENAFFSKVTEELINAKEHPAAAAGIGLAAGLVLMRGPRRFLFRRTLGRFQSEEAQFLRAEKHVQELNMSVDLMKKESSKLLERSALAEKDMKRGLSELMNSGNNIHRLAKSVHKVECEAAGLMDGLRQIPGREAIKLRAEVASMTSLLRQKRIALNKRIMGMSELGVPV, from the exons ATGAGCGAAACGGAAGCAGCCGGCGTTACCGATGATTATTCTCCATCGATCGGGGCGGTTGATTCGGTGGAGGAAGCCATAGGAGGAGCAGAGAAATGGGTGGATGGTTTCCAGCGCACGGTGAAGGAATCTACAGACTCCGCCATTCGCTCTGCTCGCTCTCTCCGCGAGAACTCCACCTCTCAGTTCCGCTCTGTACAG GATTTGATTCCACATGCTTTGACTCAGTATAAGACCTATGAGAATGCTTTCTTCAGCAAAGTTACTG AAGAATTGATAAACGCAAAGGAGCATCCCGCTGCTGCTGCTGGGATTGGTCTCGCTGCTGGTCTCGTTCTTATGCGAG GCCCAAGAAGATTCTTGTTTCGTCGTACACTGGGCAGATTTCAGAGCGAAGAG GCTCAGTTCTTGAGAGCTGAGAAGCATGTCCAGGAGCTGAACATGTCTGTAGACTTGATGAAAAAGGAGAGCAGTAAATTGCTTGAGAGGTCGGCTTTAGCGGAGAAGGATATGAAACGCGGTCTTTCTGAACTCAT GAACTCTGGAAACAATATACATCGTCTTGCTAAGTCCGTCCACAAGGTTGAATGCGAAGCTGCAG GTTTAATGGATGGACTGCGGCAAATTCCTGGGAGGGAAGCTATCAAGCTTAGAGCCGAA GTGGCTTCTATGACTTCGCTCTTGAGACAGAAGAGGATTGCGTTGAACAAAAGGATCATGGGGATGTCTGAACTAGGAGTTCCCGTCTGA
- the LOC106407224 gene encoding transcription antitermination protein NusB-like — MEGTISPLCLRSSSSLSYFSSNLSLDSHRTLGFTTSVDSLRPTNLVRRSSSLRMFLSPPRGSLRTPTISVEEVRDVPMPKVDKSGRLSSPRAARELALVILYAACLEGSDPIRLFEKRINARREPGYEFDKTCLLKYNHMSFGGPPVKTETSEEEDELVRHDENESKIEAEVLSAPPKLVYSKLVLRFAKKLLAAVADKWDTHVVTIEKISPPDWKSAPAGRILEFSILHLAMSEIAVIKTRHPIVINEAVDLAKRFCDGSAPRIINGCLRTFVEDRAATPTPQALESKQEVPV, encoded by the exons ATGGAGGGAACCATCTCTCCGCTTTGCCTACGTTCTTCCTCGAGCCTATCTTACTTCTCTAGCAACCTTTCACTAGACTCTCACCGTACTCTTGGTTTTACTACATCCGTGGATTCGCTCCGGCCGACGAACTTGGTTAGACGGTCGTCGTCACTGCGGATGTTTCTTTCTCCGCCGAGAGGATCTCTCCGTACGCCGACAATCTCCGTGGAGGAAGTGAGAGATGTGCCGATGCCGAAGGTTGATAAGAGCGGTCGATTAAGCAGTCCCCGCGCCGCCCGCGAGCTCGCtct TGTAATACTTTATGCCGCATGCTTAGAAGGCTCCGACCCTATTCGTCTCTTTGAGAAGAGGATCAATGCTAGAAGAG AGCCTGGATACGAGTTTGACAAGACTTGTTTGTTGAAATACAACCACATGAGCTTTGGAGGACCTCCTGTTAAAACAGAAACTAGTGAAGAGGAAGACGAGCTTGTGCGCCATGATGAAAATGAGTCCAAGATTg AAGCGGAAGTGCTTTCAGCTCCTCCAAAGCTGGTGTACAGCAAACTTGTTTTACG GTTTGCAAAGAAACTCTTGGCTGCAGTGGCTGATAAATGGGATACTCATGTCGTCACCATCGAGAAAATCTCCCCTCCAGATTGGAAG AGTGCACCGGCTGGAAGAATACTAGAGTTTTCGATTCTTCACTTAGCAATGTCTGAAATTGCAGTCATTAAAACTCGACACCCGATTGTCATTAACGAG GCTGTTGATCTTGCAAAACGGTTCTGCGATGGATCAGCGCCACGCATAATCAACGGATGCCTTAGGACATTTGTCGAGGATAGAGCAGCAACACCAACACCTCAAGCTTTAGAATCAAAGCAAGAAGTGCCGGTTTAA
- the LOC106362453 gene encoding E3 ubiquitin-protein ligase SIRP1 encodes MAARYWCHMCSQVVNPIIEAEIKCPYCQSGFLEEMSGENNGGSSSSLREVQDQETGFGTDRALTLWGPVLVGMMSNPRRRRRFRRTEFGVDNDEVNVAVDNHHHRRHHDREHEGEIDLDMEVDSIMRRRRRSSAAILQLLQGIREGLNSDHESPDGNSFGDYLARPELDHLLRSLADNDLIRRQGTLPARKEAVDNLPTVKICEPLQCSVCLDEFDKGCEAKEMPCKHKFHIRCIVPWLELHSSCPVCRYELPHDEELKTDLVRPRTRSVGVNLSNENVEENARNISGSERRFSLRWPFSGLFSSSSSSSGSTSGSSQLNENAS; translated from the coding sequence ATGGCGGCTAGGTATTGGTGTCATATGTGTTCACAAGTGGTGAATCCAATCATTGAAGCCGAGATCAAATGTCCCTATTGCCAAAGTGGGTTCTTAGAGGAAATGAGCGGTGAGAATAATGGCGGAAGCAGCAGCAGCCTAAGGGAGGTTCAAGACCAAGAGACCGGTTTTGGTACAGACCGTGCATTGACTCTGTGGGGTCCAGTCTTGGTTGGAATGATGAGCAATCCTAGGAGACGTAGAAGGTTTAGGAGGACAGAGTTTGGTGTTGATAATGATGAGGTCAATGTTGCTGTCgataatcatcatcatcgtcgtcaTCACGACAGGGAACATGAAGGAGAGATTGATTTAGATATGGAGGTTGATTCTATCATGAGGAGGAGACGGAGAAGCTCAGCTGCGATACTGCAGTTGCTTCAAGGCATTCGTGAAGGGCTTAACTCAGATCATGAGAGCCCAGACGGGAACAGTTTTGGAGATTACTTAGCTCGACCGGAGTTAGACCACTTGCTTCGAAGTCTAGCTGATAACGATCTAATAAGGCGACAAGGGACTCTTCCAGCACGAAAAGAGGCAGTGGATAATCTCCCCACGGTTAAGATATGTGAGCCGTTGCAATGCTCAGTTTGTTTGGATGAGTTTGACAAAGGATGTGAAGCTAAAGAGATGCCGTGTAAGCACAAGTTTCACATCAGGTGTATAGTACCGTGGCTTGAGCTTCACAGTTCGTGTCCCGTGTGCCGATATGAACTACCTCATGATGAGGAGTTAAAGACTGATCTGGTGAGACCGAGAACAAGAAGCGTAGGGGTCAACTTAAGTAATGAGAACGTGGAAGAGAATGCAAGGAACATTAGTGGGAGCGAGAGAAGGTTTTCATTACGGTGGCCGTTCAGTGGATTgttttcttcctcctcttcgtcATCAGGATCAACATCAGGGTCGTCTCAGCTCAATGAGAACGCAAGTTAa
- the LOC106410720 gene encoding RGS1-HXK1-interacting protein 1 isoform X3, with translation MSETEAAGVTDDYSPSIGAVDSVEEAIGGAEKWVDGFQRTVKESTDSAIRSARSLRENSTSQFRSVQDLIPHALTQYKTYENAFFSKVTEELINAKEHPAAAAGIGLAAGPRRFLFRRTLGRFQSEEAQFLRAEKHVQELNMSVDLMKKESSKLLERSALAEKDMKRGLSELMNSGNNIHRLAKSVHKVECEAAGLMDGLRQIPGREAIKLRAEVASMTSLLRQKRIALNKRIMGMSELGVPV, from the exons ATGAGCGAAACGGAAGCAGCCGGCGTTACCGATGATTATTCTCCATCGATCGGGGCGGTTGATTCGGTGGAGGAAGCCATAGGAGGAGCAGAGAAATGGGTGGATGGTTTCCAGCGCACGGTGAAGGAATCTACAGACTCCGCCATTCGCTCTGCTCGCTCTCTCCGCGAGAACTCCACCTCTCAGTTCCGCTCTGTACAG GATTTGATTCCACATGCTTTGACTCAGTATAAGACCTATGAGAATGCTTTCTTCAGCAAAGTTACTG AAGAATTGATAAACGCAAAGGAGCATCCCGCTGCTGCTGCTGGGATTGGTCTCGCTGCTG GCCCAAGAAGATTCTTGTTTCGTCGTACACTGGGCAGATTTCAGAGCGAAGAG GCTCAGTTCTTGAGAGCTGAGAAGCATGTCCAGGAGCTGAACATGTCTGTAGACTTGATGAAAAAGGAGAGCAGTAAATTGCTTGAGAGGTCGGCTTTAGCGGAGAAGGATATGAAACGCGGTCTTTCTGAACTCAT GAACTCTGGAAACAATATACATCGTCTTGCTAAGTCCGTCCACAAGGTTGAATGCGAAGCTGCAG GTTTAATGGATGGACTGCGGCAAATTCCTGGGAGGGAAGCTATCAAGCTTAGAGCCGAA GTGGCTTCTATGACTTCGCTCTTGAGACAGAAGAGGATTGCGTTGAACAAAAGGATCATGGGGATGTCTGAACTAGGAGTTCCCGTCTGA
- the LOC106410720 gene encoding RGS1-HXK1-interacting protein 1 isoform X1, translating into MSETEAAGVTDDYSPSIGAVDSVEEAIGGAEKWVDGFQRTVKESTDSAIRSARSLRENSTSQFRSVQDLIPHALTQYKTYENAFFSKVTEELINAKEHPAAAAGIGLAAGLVLMRGITTSSLIYFLNLFCVNLVFLWFYLLHAGPRRFLFRRTLGRFQSEEAQFLRAEKHVQELNMSVDLMKKESSKLLERSALAEKDMKRGLSELMNSGNNIHRLAKSVHKVECEAAGLMDGLRQIPGREAIKLRAEVASMTSLLRQKRIALNKRIMGMSELGVPV; encoded by the exons ATGAGCGAAACGGAAGCAGCCGGCGTTACCGATGATTATTCTCCATCGATCGGGGCGGTTGATTCGGTGGAGGAAGCCATAGGAGGAGCAGAGAAATGGGTGGATGGTTTCCAGCGCACGGTGAAGGAATCTACAGACTCCGCCATTCGCTCTGCTCGCTCTCTCCGCGAGAACTCCACCTCTCAGTTCCGCTCTGTACAG GATTTGATTCCACATGCTTTGACTCAGTATAAGACCTATGAGAATGCTTTCTTCAGCAAAGTTACTG AAGAATTGATAAACGCAAAGGAGCATCCCGCTGCTGCTGCTGGGATTGGTCTCGCTGCTGGTCTCGTTCTTATGCGAGGCATAACAACCTCCTCTCttatatatttcttaaatttattCTGTGTAAACTTGGTTTTTCTGTGGTTCTACTTATTGCATGCAGGCCCAAGAAGATTCTTGTTTCGTCGTACACTGGGCAGATTTCAGAGCGAAGAG GCTCAGTTCTTGAGAGCTGAGAAGCATGTCCAGGAGCTGAACATGTCTGTAGACTTGATGAAAAAGGAGAGCAGTAAATTGCTTGAGAGGTCGGCTTTAGCGGAGAAGGATATGAAACGCGGTCTTTCTGAACTCAT GAACTCTGGAAACAATATACATCGTCTTGCTAAGTCCGTCCACAAGGTTGAATGCGAAGCTGCAG GTTTAATGGATGGACTGCGGCAAATTCCTGGGAGGGAAGCTATCAAGCTTAGAGCCGAA GTGGCTTCTATGACTTCGCTCTTGAGACAGAAGAGGATTGCGTTGAACAAAAGGATCATGGGGATGTCTGAACTAGGAGTTCCCGTCTGA